Genomic DNA from Streptomyces sp. GS7:
GCCGGTCCGCTCAGAGCTCCCCGGCCGCCCGACGGGCGGTCAGCTCACGGTAGGCGGCCAGCCCGTCCGGCGTCCACGGCCACTCGTCCAGCCGCCGGCGCAGCTCCTCCTCCGGCAGGAACGCGTACCAGTCGATCTCCGCCTCCTGGGGCGCGACCGGAAGGGTGCAGCGCACCTGGTACACCGCCGACCACCAGGTGTGCTCCGGCGTCTCGTACAGGAAGCGGAACAGCGGCTCGGGGCGCGCCAGGCCCCGGACGCCCAGTTCCTCCTCGGCTTCCCGGAGCGCCGCCTCGTCGTACGACTCACCGGCGCCGACCACGCCGCCGACGAACATGTCGTAGTGCGACGGGAACACCAGCTTCGCGGGCGTCCGCCGGTGCACGAAGATCCGGTCCTCGGCGTCCCGGACGAGGATGAACGCGCACCGGGTGCGCAGCCGGCGGGCGTAGCTCTCGGCGCGCGGGGCCTGC
This window encodes:
- a CDS encoding NUDIX domain-containing protein — encoded protein: MTDQQPLNADEILDVVDEHDRVVGQAPRAESYARRLRTRCAFILVRDAEDRIFVHRRTPAKLVFPSHYDMFVGGVVGAGESYDEAALREAEEELGVRGLARPEPLFRFLYETPEHTWWSAVYQVRCTLPVAPQEAEIDWYAFLPEEELRRRLDEWPWTPDGLAAYRELTARRAAGEL